In one Rutidosis leptorrhynchoides isolate AG116_Rl617_1_P2 chromosome 8, CSIRO_AGI_Rlap_v1, whole genome shotgun sequence genomic region, the following are encoded:
- the LOC139861639 gene encoding uncharacterized protein isoform X1, giving the protein MSALAYEIIFIDYEGNKVRATVTKNLIPFFINTFKEGSFFDLFNFGVVPCDDKVMIVNHPWKIMMYRTTNVVRCEPFELQADGFNTVPFVDLNEWRINTSQVFDVVGRLVEMNPLRVKREKGVDTKSIKFVMSDNSGHRIKCTLWSDHATKLFDFVSQHRNSDVPINVLIHNCKVRDWQGSQFISTNTTDVGTSIIAIMKTVNIGESKMITGDQLAIRKETGRRLGMEKNMYPSSSLLGQNKDSAILDIPIEELIEEAGGFA; this is encoded by the exons ATGTCTGCTTTGGCCTATGAGATTATCTTTATCGACTATGAG GGAAACAAAGTTCGTGCTACCGTCACTAAGAATTTGATTCCTTTTTTTATCAACACATTCAAAGAAGGATCTTTTTTTGATTTATTCAATTTTGGAGTTGTGCCATGTGATGATAAGGTGATGATTGTTAATCACCCATGGAAGATAATGATGTATCGAACCACTAACGTGGTTCGTTGTGAACCTTTCGAACTACAAGCTGATGGTTTCAACACTGTACCCTTTGTTGATCTCAATGAGTGGAGGATCAACACCTCGCAAGTCTTCG ATGTTGTTGGTCGACTGGTTGAAATGAACCCCCTTCGTGTTAAGCGCGAAAAAGGTGTCGATACCAAATCAATTAAATTTGTTATGTCTGATAACAG CGGACATCGTATCAAGTGTACACTGTGGTCTGATCATGCGACCAAGCTTTTTGATTTTGTGTCCCAACACAGAAATAGCGATGTCCCAATTAATGTCCTTATTCACAACTGCAAAGTTCGTGACTGGCAAG GTAGTCAGTTCATATCTACTAACACAACAGATGTTGGCACCTCAATAATTGCGATAATGAAGACTGTCAATATTGGAG AGTCAAAAATGATCACTGGTGATCAGTTAGCTATCAGAAAGGAAACGGGTCGCAGACTTGGAATGGAAAAGAACATGTATCCATCTTCTTCACTTCTTGGTCAAAACAAAGATTCGGCTATCTTAGATATCCCAATTGAAGAACTAATCGAGGAGGCTGGTGGTTTTGCTTGA
- the LOC139861639 gene encoding uncharacterized protein isoform X2, protein MSALAYEIIFIDYEGNKVRATVTKNLIPFFINTFKEGSFFDLFNFGVVPCDDKVMIVNHPWKIMMYRTTNVVRCEPFELQADGFNTVPFVDLNEWRINTSQVFDVVGRLVEMNPLRVKREKADIVSSVHCGLIMRPSFLILCPNTEIAMSQLMSLFTTAKFVTGKPEGILLRIVRLEYEGSQFISTNTTDVGTSIIAIMKTVNIGESKMITGDQLAIRKETGRRLGMEKNMYPSSSLLGQNKDSAILDIPIEELIEEAGGFA, encoded by the exons ATGTCTGCTTTGGCCTATGAGATTATCTTTATCGACTATGAG GGAAACAAAGTTCGTGCTACCGTCACTAAGAATTTGATTCCTTTTTTTATCAACACATTCAAAGAAGGATCTTTTTTTGATTTATTCAATTTTGGAGTTGTGCCATGTGATGATAAGGTGATGATTGTTAATCACCCATGGAAGATAATGATGTATCGAACCACTAACGTGGTTCGTTGTGAACCTTTCGAACTACAAGCTGATGGTTTCAACACTGTACCCTTTGTTGATCTCAATGAGTGGAGGATCAACACCTCGCAAGTCTTCG ATGTTGTTGGTCGACTGGTTGAAATGAACCCCCTTCGTGTTAAGCGCGAAAAAG CGGACATCGTATCAAGTGTACACTGTGGTCTGATCATGCGACCAAGCTTTTTGATTTTGTGTCCCAACACAGAAATAGCGATGTCCCAATTAATGTCCTTATTCACAACTGCAAAGTTCGTGACTGGCAAG CCTGAAGGTATTTTGCTTAGGATTGTTAGATTGGAGTATGAAG GTAGTCAGTTCATATCTACTAACACAACAGATGTTGGCACCTCAATAATTGCGATAATGAAGACTGTCAATATTGGAG AGTCAAAAATGATCACTGGTGATCAGTTAGCTATCAGAAAGGAAACGGGTCGCAGACTTGGAATGGAAAAGAACATGTATCCATCTTCTTCACTTCTTGGTCAAAACAAAGATTCGGCTATCTTAGATATCCCAATTGAAGAACTAATCGAGGAGGCTGGTGGTTTTGCTTGA